The Humulus lupulus chromosome 3, drHumLupu1.1, whole genome shotgun sequence genome window below encodes:
- the LOC133825034 gene encoding uncharacterized protein LOC133825034: protein MAQNVNNVANNNLNHGNVGNVAAKAGLPLGDYVLPTIIGVHYSIRPPTVEANNFEIKPSIIQMVQNCVQFGGLPNPYYQLFGVMRYFKMNGVSNDAIHLRLFPFSLRDRANIWLILLQASSIMTWEDLAQKFLAKYFPPAKLARIRVKWMLVHTFYNGLRGNTRTIIDAAAGGAFMSKSANEAHELLEEMAMNNYNWPSERENKKVAGVLEVDPIAMLTAQIASLTKQIQQQNYSSAQAMQLQPTPISCETFGGPHYFQQCPATSSYSVDDIPLEQYHPNPPQYPPHRPSYGLNPRPFYDTQRPQMSQHQQPPPHMTKLEVSADALSQFMTETRSSIRSLETQVGQLAKLMVDRNQGALPSSTVVNPKEQCQAVTLRSGTKYEGPIVENKGTKIEDQPVPNPAQEEATDDLQKTEKPKYTESTPKIPYPQRFRKANLDK, encoded by the exons ATGGCCCAGAATGTCAATAATGTCGCTAACAACAATCTGAATCATGGTAATGTGGGGAATGTTGCAGCTAAGGCAGGCTTACCTCTGGGggactatgtactccctactatTATAGGGGTACATTATAGTATTCGTCCACCTACTGTGgaggcaaataattttgagatcaagccCTCTATAATTCAAATGGTTCAGAATTGTGTTCAGTTTGGGGGACTACCTAATCCATATTACCAACTTTTTGGAGTTATGCGATACTTCAAAATGAATGGAGTTAGTAATGACGCAATCCATTTGAGGCTCTTTCCGTTTTCATTGAGAGACAGGGCTAATATTTGGTTGATTTTGCTGCAAGCCAGTTCCATTATGACATGGGAAGATCTTGCTCAAAAATTTCTCGCCAAGTATTTTCCTCCTGCTAAATTAGCACGGATTAgag TGAAATGGATGTTGGTGCATACTTTCTATAATGGATTGAGGGGAAATACAAGGACTATCATAGATGCAGCAGCAGGTGGAGCATTTATGAGCAAAAGTGCTAACGAAGCTCATGAGCTTTTAGAggaaatggccatgaataattataattggccATCTGAGCGAGAAAATAAGAAGGTGGCAGGAGTTTTAGAAGTTGATCCAATTgctatgctcactgctcaaattGCTTCGCTAACAAAACAAATACAACAACAAAACTATAGTTCTGCTCAAGCGATGCAACTACAACCTACTCCTATCAGTTGTGAGACATTTGGAGGCCCTCATTATTTTCAGCAATGTCCAGCGACGAGTTCTTATTCAGTTGATGATATCCCACTTGAACAG TATCATCCAAATCCACCTCAATATCCTCCACATAGACCATCTTATGGGCTAAACCCAAGGCCCTTTTATGATACTCAAAGGCCACAAATGTCGCAACATCAACAACCACCGCCTCACATGACTAAACTAGAGGTATCcgctgatgcattgagccaatTTATGACAGAAACCAGATCCTCCATTCGGAGCTTAGAAACACAAGTTGGCCAACTTGCAAAGTTAATGGTAGATCGTAATCAAGGGGCTTTACCTAGCTCAACTGTGGTGAATCCAAAAGAGCAATGTCAAGCGgttactttgaggagtgggactaagtatgaggGGCCTATAGTAGAAAACAAGGGTACTAAGATTGAAGATCAACCTGTACCTAATCCAGCACAAGAGGAGGCAACTGACGATCTTCAAAAGACAGAAAAGCCCAAATACACTGAGTCGACTCCCAAGATTCCTTATCCTCAACGGTTTCGAAAGGCTAATCTTGACAAAtaa
- the LOC133825035 gene encoding uncharacterized protein LOC133825035: MEDYETVALIEECSAIIEKKLPQKLRDLGSFTIPCTIGNFHCERALCDLGELRLRVQGDEVVFNVFKALKYPSASDSCFSVNVIEERLSTRQLVEDPLEMSLIAQGGEDCDGIEVLKYVKWLNSVGPIYKKKYEELGQRPKRPLPSIKKPPILELKYLLDHLKYAYLGKNDTLSAIISASLSIVEEENLLRVLRAHKLAICWTLADIKGISPSTVMHPILVEEDNKAMTEWRIFIDYRKINKAKREDHFQLPFVDQMLDRQSGHQFYCFLDGYSDYHQIPIAPEDQEKTNFTCPYGTFAFCRMPFGLCNALATFQRCMLSLFSDMVEKSIEMFMDDFSVFGSSFDLCLQNLEKVLTRCEESNLVLNLEKCHFKVSEGIVLGHKISSKGIEVDRVKVSTIENLPPSILVKGVKSFLGHTGFYRRFIKDF, from the exons atggaggattatgaaaccGTAGCTTTGATAGAAGAGTGTAGTGCCATAATTGAAaagaaacttcctcaaaagttgAGAGATCTGGGCAGTTtcactataccttgcaccatAGGGAATTTTCATTGTGAGAGGGCTTTATGTGATCTAG GAGAGTTAAGGCTGAGGGTGCAAGGTGATGAGGTTGTATTTAATGTGTTCAAGGCTTTAAAGTATCCTAGTGCAAGTGATAGTTGCTTTAGTGTAAATGTAATTGAGGAACGATTGTCAACTAGACAACTTGTTGAAGATCCGCTTGAGATGAGCCTTATTGCACAAGGTGGGGAAGACTGTGATGGTATTGAGGTTCTTAAATATGTAAAATGGCTAAACTCCGTTGGACCTATTTATAAGAAGAAATATGAGGAACTTGGACAACGACCCAAGAGACCACTACCATCTATAAAGAAACCACCTATCCTTGAATTGAAATATTTACTAGATCATCTTAAATATGCGTACTTGGGTAAGAATGATACTCTCTCTGCTATTATTTCTGCTTCATTATCTATTGTTGAAGAGGAAAACTTATTAAGAGTACTTCGAGCTCATAAATTGGCCATTTGTTGGACTTTAGCTGATAtaaaaggaattagcccatctaCTGTTATGCACCCTATTCTCGTAGAGGAGGACAATAAGGCTA TGACGGAGTGGAGAATTTTTATTGACTACAGAAAGATAAACAAGGCAAAAAGGGAAGACCACTTCCAACTGCCTTTTGTGGATCAAATGCTTGATAGACAGTCAGGCCatcaattttattgttttttagaTGGGTATTCTGATTATCACCAAATACCTATTGCTCCCgaagatcaagagaaaacaaaTTTTACTTGTCCTTATGGTACATTTGCTTTTTGtagaatgccatttggattatgcaatgctcTTGCTACATTTCAGAGATGCATGCTATCATTATTTTCGGATATGGTGGAGAAGAGCATTGAaatgtttatggatgatttctcgGTCTTTGGTTCTTCATTTGATTTATGTTTACAGAATTTGGAGAAGGTGTTAACAAGATGCGAAGAATCTAATTTGGTCCTGAATTTGGAAAAATGTCACTTTAAGGTGAGTGAAGGAATTGTTTTGGGGCATAAGATTTCAAGCAAAGGAATAGAAGTAGATCGTGTGAAGGTTTCAACTATTGAAAACTTGCCTCCTTCGATTTTAGTTAAGGGTGTTAAGAGTTTTCTTGGCCACACTGGATTTTATAGGAGATTTATTAAAGATTTCTAA